TTCATGTCAAAGGTAGCATTTTCTAACAAACGGTTCACAATTTCAATATTGATACGCTTATAGTCCAATTCTGCTAGCAAGGCTTCAACATGCCCACTTGTTTTAAAGAACATGGATAGGAAATCCTCTGGAATACCTGGCAAGCTACGTTTTTCCATATAGCGTTTCAAGGTATGTAGTTGATTAATATATTGAGTTGCTTTTTTACGCGCAGTTGTCTCTGAGGTTTCTTGTGATTTCAAATAATCTGCTAAGACAAGCTGTTCCTCCTCCATTTGCTTGAGAGTAGTAAAGGCATGCTCTAAGCGTTCTTCTAAAATAGAATAAGCAACTTGTGGATTTTCTAGCTCTGCGATACTATCATGAACAACAGTTTCCATTGAAGAAAGTTTAGTAGCTAATTTTGAAATACGTGCTTGCTTGCTTTCCACCAAAATGTAAGAATGATTCAACCGTTCGGCTTCTTCTGTCAAGACACCTGTATTATGAACCACATGTTCCAAGAATTTTGGCAAGTTTTTACTGATTTTAACAGCGCCTTTGTGGGCTTCAATTTCACGCGTAAAGACTTGATATAAGTAATCAATTTTTGATTGGATTTCGTCAATTTCTGCCTCTGCCGCATCTAAGTCAAAGGATACGATAAGAGCAGTTGTTTCACGAATAGCCACTCGAATTTCTTGGAAACGAGTCTCAATATTTCCTTCTGTAAAGAGATAGCCCTCTTCAACCAATTTGCGGTATCCAGCTTCCAAATCTTCTAGCTGATCTGGGAAAGATTGATTTACCTTTTCAACCAAGTTTGGAATTCGATCCATGATTTGATTGAGAGCAATCATGTGCTCTTCTGTCTTATCTAGGATACCTGCTGCTTCAATTGGGTCACCAGATGAGTTTAGCATGACAAATTCTGAAAATTCAACTTCAATATTTTTGAGTTGCTTTTCCAATTCTGGCAAGGTTTCACCGTATTGCTCAGAATGTTCACGCACAGATGCTTGCAAGCTATCAAAGAGATCAAGGGCATGCTTAACGCGGCCTGTATTTTTTTCCTCTTGACCTTTTAAATCCTTCAATCCTTTACGAATAGCTGCAATGTCTTCTTCAATTAAATCAATTTGACTTTCAATACTATCAATCGCACTCTTAGCACGGACAAATCGGAATGAATTATTAAAGGCTTCTGCTTCAAAAATGTGATTTTCAATATCTGCAAATGAATTTAAGGAAAGATCAACCCATTTTTGGTTCCATTCACGAAACGATACCTGACTTTGACCAATCAAATGAAGACTTTTTACAACTTCTACCTCGTCATTTACTGGTAGGTTAAATAAATCTTCTTTCCGTTCTTCTAATGCAATCAATAAATTATCATTTCGTTTGCGGGCGATAAGGCAGGCAATATAGACAATAATTAAGATAACAACAATCGCTACGATTAAAATGATTGTTCCTCTAGACATGTAAATCTCCTTCGATAATAAGTTGTACTGGAAAATATCGCTTTATTATATCATACTTTTTAGTGATATGCACTTGTTTTTTCGAAAATCATACATCGAGCGTCGAATAAACTGCGTTCTCTTCGATGAACTCTCGACGTGGTTCTACCTTATCTCCCATGAGCATATCAAAAATTTTATCAGCTTCTGCCGCATCGTCAACTGATACACGCGCCATTAAGCGATTTTCAGGATTCATGGTTGTTTCCCACAGCTGATGATCATCCATTTCTCCCAGTCCTTTGTAGCGCTGAATAGTCGGTTTCGAACGCCCTTGACTATAACGTTCTAAGGCTGCTTGCAATTCCTGTTCTTGATTGACACCCGGTTGAATGTATTCTTTGACCTCACTTCCGACCTTGACACCATAAATCGGTGGTTGGGCAATGTAGACATAGCCCGCTTCGACAATCGGACGCATGTAACGGTAAAAGAGGGTCAAGAGAAGGGTACGAATGTGGGCACCGTCAACATCGGCATCTGTCATAATGACGAGTTTTTGATAGCGTGCCTTGGTCACATCAAAGTCTGCTCCAAATCCAGTTCCCATAGCGGTAAACAGACTCCGAATCTCTTCATTCGCTAAGATTTTATCCATGCTTGCTTTTTCAACATTGAGGATTTTCCCACGAATCGGCAAGATTGCTTGGAATTCACGATTACGTCCTGATTTTGCTGAACCACCCGCTGAATCTCCCTCTACGATAAAGAGTTCTGTCTGCGCTGGATCATTTGATGAACAATCCGCCAATTTTCCAGGGAGATTTGAAATTTCTAAACCTGATTTTTTCCGAGTGACTTCGCGCGCACGTTTAGCAGCAATCCGAGCCTTACTTGCTAGAATTCCTTTTTCAACAATGCGCCGTGCTACCTGAGGATTTTCCAGTAAAAATTCTGAGAAGGCTTCTGAGAAAAGACGATTGGTAATTTTCACTACTTCGCTATTTCCGAGTTTTGTCTTGGTTTGTCCTTCAAATTGTGGGCCAGGGTGCTTGACGGAAATAACAGCTGTCAATCCTTCCCGAACATCTTCACCCGTTAAGTTGTCCTCATTTTCCTTGAGAATTTTATTTTTCTTGGCATAGTCATTAATCACACGGGTCAAGGCTGTACGGAATCCTTGCTCATGCGTTCCCCCCTCATGGGTGTGGATGTTATTGGCAAAGCTGACGACATTTTCATGATAGCTAGTCGTGTATTGCATGGCCACTTCAACAGTAATGCTATCCATTTCTCCGTCTGTATAAATAGGAGTGTCAAAGATGACATCTTTATTTTCATTGAGGTATTCAACATAAGAAGCAATCCCGCCTTCATAGTGGTATTCCTTACTTTGTTCTAATCCTTCTCGCTTATCAATGATGGACAAATGCAAACCACGATTGAGAAAGGCCAATTCTTGAACACGCTTATTGAGTTTAGCAAAGTCAAATTCTGTCGTTTCAGTAAAAATTTCAGGGTCTGGTGTGAAATGAACAGTTGTTCCTGATTTGTCTGTTTCACCAATCACTTCTAGGTCTGCTACGACTTCCCCACGACGATATTCTTGGTAGTAAACTTGACCATTTTTATACACCCGAACATCTAACTGGGTAGACAGGGCGTTTACAACAGACGAACCTACGCCATGCAAGCCTCCTGACACCTTATAACCACCACCGCCGAATTTTCCTCCAGCGTGAAGCACTGTGAAGACGGTTTCAACCGCTGGACGTCCAGTTTTTTCTTGAATATCAACTGGAATACCACGCCCATTATCAACAACCGTAATCGAATTATCTTTTTCAATATAGAGTTCAATATGGGTCGCAAAGCCAGCTAACGCCTCATCAATGGAGTTATCGACAATTTCCCAGACCAAATGGTGCAAACCCTCTTTCGAGGTTGAACCGATATACATTCCTGGGCGCAAGCGAACCGCTTCTAGACCTTCCAAAACCTGAATCTGACTGGCATCATATTCCTGTGCTTTTTCCTGTAAATTTTTTGTTTCTTCTGTCATTCTTTTCCCTTTTATCTTAGAGGTAAAACAGTCTCTAACAAGTGGCTGATAGGGGCCACAAAAACTATTTTACACACTATTATTCGCAATCAATCTAGCTTAACTAGTACCCTTTATTATATCATATTTTTCCCTATATTCCTACAAAAAAAGGAGTGAGAAGTTATTGTCATTTGACAGATATACATTTTTCTCATTCCTTTATTTATTGGCAGTTTAGAATATTTTTAGCTAGATCTTCAGTTTCTGCTGTTCATACACCATTGCCTTTGCTAGACCAGCTCCATCTCCACCGAGTAAATCAACTAATGTGTAGGCAAATGCTAAACTGGTTCCTGCTCCTCGGCTGGTAATGATGTTTCCATCCACAACAACTGTTTCATTGACATGGTGTCCTGAATCAATATCCGCCTCTTTTCCTGGGTAACAAGTATAGCGACGTCCTTGTAACAGACCTGCCCTGTCTAATACAATGGGCGCTGCACAAATAGCTGCTAGGTATTTTCCACTTGCTGCAAGGGCTTGAAGAGCTTGCAGCAACTCACCATGGTCACGGAGATTAGTAGAGCCTGGTAAACCTCCTGGTAATACGACCAAATCATAGTCTGTTAAATCTCCTGTGAAGATCTTATCAGCCTGTACTGTAATGCCATGTGAGCCTTCTACCTCTTTACCAGTTAGGCCAATCATGTCACACTCTATTGAAGCACGACGCAAGACATCTACGGGTGTCAAGGCTTCGATTTCCTCAAAACCATTTGCTAATACAACTGCTACTTTTTTCATTTGAACCTATCTTTCTACACGTTTTATCGTGATTTTTTTGAATGCACGTGACTTATTGCGCCATTGCTCATTGGATAAGGTGTATTGGTAACTCATAGACAACATTAGTCCTACCCCAATCAGATTGGAAATAATGGATGATCCTCCTTGAGAAATAAAGGGCAGGGGAATTCCCGTTAGGGGTAATACTCCTGTAGCTGCACCAATATTTTCAAAAACATGGAAGAGCAACATCATGATATAGCCTGTCGAAATATAGGTATAAAAGCGATTGTTAGACTGCAAGGTAATGCGTAACATGCGATAGATAAGTAAGGTATACAAACCAATCACCGTTACACTTCCTACAAAACCAAAATCCTCTCCGATTACCGTAAAAATCATGTCACTTTCCCGAACTGGAACAAGCAAATTGGTCTTATTAAAGCCTAGCCCTGTCAGACCTCCGCTCCCAATCGCAATCAAACTCTGTGCCTGCTGATAGGTTGTCGATTTTGCATTTTTAAATGGATCAAGCCAAGCTGCAATACGATTGATTTTATAGGTGTCCATCCCCATATTATGCAAAAAAGTTGTGCCACCAGGTGCAATAAAGAGAAGTAAAAACCCACCAATCAAAACGAAGGCTGTAAGGGAGGTCGGCAACAATATTTTCCAAGATACACCCGACAATAAGACCATACCACTAAAAATAGCTAGAAACACAAGGGAGGTTCCGAGGTCTTTTTGGAAATATAGGAGCATGAGAACAGGGATTGTCCACACAATCAGGTAAGCAATCAATTGAAAATCTTTTTTTAGCGATCGCTCACTATGCTTGGTCTGAAAGCTCACGATGCTACGTGCCATCATGACGATATAGGAAATCTTCATAAATTCTGATGGCTGAAAAAGTGTGACTCCACCAATGGTCACCCAGTTTTTTGCTCCGGTCGAAGCGACCAGTTCTGGACTGTAAAAGACCAAGGGTAACACCATCAATCCTAGTCCCAATGCATATAAGACTGGTGTAACATACCATAAAAATTTGGTGCTAAAGAACATGACTAGAAAGGAAAAACCGATGCCTAGTGCAATCCAAATCAACTGCTGACCAACAATCGTAGCCACATTGGTTGGATAATCTTGACTAACTGCAATATACACTGCTGCAATGCCAATTAGTAATAAAAAAAATACCGGTAAAATTAGGGCATAATCAACACGACTCTCCAAAGAAGGAGTTTTCTTCATTTTCATTCCTCATACTTTCCACTAACTCACCATTCCAGTATAGCAGAAAAGAGAAAAATTTTGAACTAGAAAGATAAGAAGGATACAATAATTTAAATAGGGAAAATGAAAAAAGTCCCGCAGGACCTGAACTCACTCTCTTATTTCTCGACTCATGAAAAAACAGTCCAGTGGACCCAAACTCGCTTGCTCGTCTAGTTTAGAAAATAAAAAACATGAATTTTTATTAAAAAATATGGTATAAATCAAAAGGCTATTAATAGCCTTTTTTGCTAAATTGTTTAACTCGGTCACGCTCATAGTCTAACGATAACTTGAGTAATTCGACCAGTCCTGTAACATCTTGCATTGCTAAAAGTTCCATATACTCCGCCCTACGATCTTTTAAAATGATAACGGGACTTTCTAGGTATTTCATAGCAAGGTACATCAGTAAAAGCCGTCCAGTTCTTCCGTTACCGTCTGAAAATGGATGGATACGCTCAAATTCAATATGGGTAACTGCTAGTATTTCTAACTTCTCTGTCTCATTACTTGCTATATCCAATCTATAAGCAGTGTTATCTGCCCATTGTCTCATAAGTATAGGAGTTTCTTCAGGGCTTGCCGTTTTAAATTCTGCCCCTACAATTGCATTCTGTTGCTTCTTGAATTGTCCTCTATCGTGTTGAAGGCGGTCAAGTAAAAGCGCGTGTATATCTTGAATTTGCCCTAAATTAAATGGCTTATTATCTTTTAACAAATCTAAAAGGTATGAAAAAGCCTGCTTATGATTTTCAATTTCGTAAAATTCTCTAATACTTTTTCTGTTGGTCGGTAAGGTATTTTCTAAAATTATGCTAACTGTTTCAGGTAGTGTAATTGTGTTACCCTCAATACCGCTAGAATGATACGCCATTCTAACAAGTATATCATCTAAATAATCTTGATTATAGGTCATTTTGTACCTCCGTTAGCTCTATTATACCATAATCACTAGCTATAGTTATTTTATCTCTTTAAATTTTCGTTTCTAGCAAGTTTTTCCCCCTTTTTATTTTGAGACGTCTCCGATTTTGAAAAAGCCCCCTTCCTCGGTACCTAACTGTGTGAAAAATTACAGACTTACTAGGGGACTATAATTGCTACTTTTCATGTATCAATTCTTTTAGAAAAAGAAAAGCCATTCCCGAAAACGGAAATGGCTTAACATCAACATTCTTAAGCAATAAATGCGGTTGATTATTTGAGACCGTATTTTTTGTTGAAACGATCCACACGTCCATCTGCTTGCGTGAACTTTTGACGTCCTGTGTAGAATGGGTGTGAGTCTGATGAAATTTCCACACGAATCAATGGGTATGTTTCACCTTCAAATTCGATAGTTTCTTTAGAGTTCTTTGTAGAACCGCTAAGGAACTTGTAACCAGTAGTTGTGTCCATGAAGACAACAGTACGATATTCTGGATGGATATCTTTTTTCATTTTAAAAATTCCTTTCTGCCATGGACTCTTTGTCGAGCCATAGATAATACCAGTATAGTCTATCATATTTTCCAACACTTGGCAACTATTTTTTTCTATTTTTTATTGAATAGAGGCACCCGAATCGGCATCTGTTGTCAGATCTGCTCCAGAACCAGCTGCATCGGTACTAGAAGCTCCAGAATCAGCATCTGTTGCACCATGCACCGTTTGCATTCCTGTACCACCAACCAATCGTTGGCCAGTTTCTTTTAGATACCAGTCTAACCAAGGTTTAAAGTTGAAGATAATCTCATTTATGCCAGCATACGATCCATCTGGGTAGTACATCGCTTGATAATTATGCGTATTAATCACTTCTGGAGGTGTTCCCGGAACAATCGTACGGACATATTCTTGGTTACCATTTCGTAAGGTTCCCACAACCCACTCAACATTCTTCATACGTGCTGGTGGCAATGTGCCGTGAACTGTACCAAGGCGATTTCCTACCTGT
Above is a window of Streptococcus sp. zg-86 DNA encoding:
- a CDS encoding type B 50S ribosomal protein L31, which gives rise to MKKDIHPEYRTVVFMDTTTGYKFLSGSTKNSKETIEFEGETYPLIRVEISSDSHPFYTGRQKFTQADGRVDRFNKKYGLK
- the gyrB gene encoding DNA topoisomerase (ATP-hydrolyzing) subunit B, producing MTEETKNLQEKAQEYDASQIQVLEGLEAVRLRPGMYIGSTSKEGLHHLVWEIVDNSIDEALAGFATHIELYIEKDNSITVVDNGRGIPVDIQEKTGRPAVETVFTVLHAGGKFGGGGYKVSGGLHGVGSSVVNALSTQLDVRVYKNGQVYYQEYRRGEVVADLEVIGETDKSGTTVHFTPDPEIFTETTEFDFAKLNKRVQELAFLNRGLHLSIIDKREGLEQSKEYHYEGGIASYVEYLNENKDVIFDTPIYTDGEMDSITVEVAMQYTTSYHENVVSFANNIHTHEGGTHEQGFRTALTRVINDYAKKNKILKENEDNLTGEDVREGLTAVISVKHPGPQFEGQTKTKLGNSEVVKITNRLFSEAFSEFLLENPQVARRIVEKGILASKARIAAKRAREVTRKKSGLEISNLPGKLADCSSNDPAQTELFIVEGDSAGGSAKSGRNREFQAILPIRGKILNVEKASMDKILANEEIRSLFTAMGTGFGADFDVTKARYQKLVIMTDADVDGAHIRTLLLTLFYRYMRPIVEAGYVYIAQPPIYGVKVGSEVKEYIQPGVNQEQELQAALERYSQGRSKPTIQRYKGLGEMDDHQLWETTMNPENRLMARVSVDDAAEADKIFDMLMGDKVEPRREFIEENAVYSTLDV
- a CDS encoding DJ-1 family glyoxalase III is translated as MKKVAVVLANGFEEIEALTPVDVLRRASIECDMIGLTGKEVEGSHGITVQADKIFTGDLTDYDLVVLPGGLPGSTNLRDHGELLQALQALAASGKYLAAICAAPIVLDRAGLLQGRRYTCYPGKEADIDSGHHVNETVVVDGNIITSRGAGTSLAFAYTLVDLLGGDGAGLAKAMVYEQQKLKI
- a CDS encoding Fic family protein, with amino-acid sequence MTYNQDYLDDILVRMAYHSSGIEGNTITLPETVSIILENTLPTNRKSIREFYEIENHKQAFSYLLDLLKDNKPFNLGQIQDIHALLLDRLQHDRGQFKKQQNAIVGAEFKTASPEETPILMRQWADNTAYRLDIASNETEKLEILAVTHIEFERIHPFSDGNGRTGRLLLMYLAMKYLESPVIILKDRRAEYMELLAMQDVTGLVELLKLSLDYERDRVKQFSKKGY
- the ezrA gene encoding septation ring formation regulator EzrA, which codes for MSRGTIILIVAIVVILIIVYIACLIARKRNDNLLIALEERKEDLFNLPVNDEVEVVKSLHLIGQSQVSFREWNQKWVDLSLNSFADIENHIFEAEAFNNSFRFVRAKSAIDSIESQIDLIEEDIAAIRKGLKDLKGQEEKNTGRVKHALDLFDSLQASVREHSEQYGETLPELEKQLKNIEVEFSEFVMLNSSGDPIEAAGILDKTEEHMIALNQIMDRIPNLVEKVNQSFPDQLEDLEAGYRKLVEEGYLFTEGNIETRFQEIRVAIRETTALIVSFDLDAAEAEIDEIQSKIDYLYQVFTREIEAHKGAVKISKNLPKFLEHVVHNTGVLTEEAERLNHSYILVESKQARISKLATKLSSMETVVHDSIAELENPQVAYSILEERLEHAFTTLKQMEEEQLVLADYLKSQETSETTARKKATQYINQLHTLKRYMEKRSLPGIPEDFLSMFFKTSGHVEALLAELDYKRINIEIVNRLLENATFDMNELEEVAYTIVQNAALTEQLLQYSNRYRSNHSSIQQAFNRALSIFEKDYDYQAAFEEISFALEAVEPGVTERFVRSYEKTRETIRY
- a CDS encoding FtsW/RodA/SpoVE family cell cycle protein: MKMKKTPSLESRVDYALILPVFFLLLIGIAAVYIAVSQDYPTNVATIVGQQLIWIALGIGFSFLVMFFSTKFLWYVTPVLYALGLGLMVLPLVFYSPELVASTGAKNWVTIGGVTLFQPSEFMKISYIVMMARSIVSFQTKHSERSLKKDFQLIAYLIVWTIPVLMLLYFQKDLGTSLVFLAIFSGMVLLSGVSWKILLPTSLTAFVLIGGFLLLFIAPGGTTFLHNMGMDTYKINRIAAWLDPFKNAKSTTYQQAQSLIAIGSGGLTGLGFNKTNLLVPVRESDMIFTVIGEDFGFVGSVTVIGLYTLLIYRMLRITLQSNNRFYTYISTGYIMMLLFHVFENIGAATGVLPLTGIPLPFISQGGSSIISNLIGVGLMLSMSYQYTLSNEQWRNKSRAFKKITIKRVER